A genome region from Anolis carolinensis isolate JA03-04 chromosome 6, rAnoCar3.1.pri, whole genome shotgun sequence includes the following:
- the nktr gene encoding NK-tumor recognition protein isoform X5: MQRLRAYRPPSGEKWSKGDKLTDPGKWDERSLSQRSRSWSHNGYSDPSSAKYSSQHRKHRKEKKAKHKKKAKKQKHLKKRKQVKKKRLSPSSDMDSSHSSTRRTKSSYDQEQGSHSSSLTSRGDSSRRRWSKSERDKQSSPSLSSRDSQSYCRSRSKSGSRSRSYSRRSSRSRSKSSPSRSGSRTGSSSASKHPKTASTPPKNVSHFNECKPAKVEPARTALPQNDKVVIPPVVAESVPVIPLSDSPPPSRWKPGQKPWKPSYERIQEIKAKTTHIIPAPATYSLIGTNDPGTSSSYHKREKSSDSEQSSYSKNRSNRSSGSWQRSRSRTTRSRSYSKSSSRSRSPSSSRSRSTTRSHSVNKSPSDQSCYSGSSSYFSLSEDDRQKSKLKSEYREKHLQLEKKRQSSSESTLPYAKDMASQKHESRSSSVFSTDSEPLVKPQSSTQEKGQLDSEKSNRKRKRSSSAYDGDEKKTRTEWSSNHSKGRALKEKSESPRSAKKAKRKTHAGGKWDSESNSEGGGIRSSKEESRLSSSKEEGEASSDSDTDLSLAKGKAKLASNSEAPKASKQSSLSGTESSHSPSGIRGKSRKQKHSSKKNPKKAHSKKAKEKSKGKKEKKHKAQKQKETFHWQPPLEFGEEEEEEEDVIAKPSTKEGREKQVSMDLRDKNQEQDSENDKMVKDQAKGDEKLHEENIPLDKAGGHMSPASQPSKSNEEPSTSAQALKADRNMAGSKTPDGTAAKRENEVDVTQIDDMEICTPEHNSPLKVDVDLSPVTLKINLQEVKASKNVDVHNHSEARSAKQRVNGKDSTDTKEDNREKDKHKSKPSTSIASTVSAPKPEMSDGAQSSSADNKWKPLQGAGNLQLPAAVASTSSSEVKNLPSSSESKPQGLRIEIKSKNKIRPGSLFDEVRKTARLNRRPRNHESSSEEDSAERENSQSRSRSRSRSKSEPKSRHRTRSLSYSHSRSRSRSSTDSYRSRSYTRSRSRGWYSRGRTRSRSSSYNSCRSNSRTYSRSRSRSSSYDHRSRSSRSYTYDSYYSRSRSRSRSKRSDSYHRSRSYDRRSRSYGSDSESDRSYSNNRSPSESSRYS, translated from the exons ATGCAGAGATTGAGAGCCTACAGGCCGCCTAGCGGGGAAAAGTGGAGCAAAGGGGACAA GTTGACTGACCCAGGGAAGTGGGATGAAAGAAGTCTGTCGCAGAGGTCAAGGTCTTGGTCCCATAATGGCTATTCAGACCCAAGCAGTGCAAAATATAGCAGCCAGCACAGAAAACACCGGAAAGAGAAAAAGGCAAAGCACAAAAAGAAGGCGAAGAAGCAAAAACATTTAAAGAAGCGCAAGCAGGTTAAAAAGAAGAGATTATCACCTTCATCAGATATGGACTCTTCTCATTCCTCTACGAGAAGGACAAAATCCTCTTACGATCAGGAGCAAGGGTCTCACTCCTCTTCATTGACTTCAAGGGGCGACTCCTCTAGAAGACGCTGGTCTAAATCCGAGAGAGATAAGCAAAGCTCTCCATCTCTGTCAAGCAGAGATTCCCAGTCATACTGTAGATCCAGATCCAAGTCTGGATCTCGGTCCAGGTCTTATTCCAGAAGAAGTTCTAGATCAAGATCTAAGTCTTCTCCGTCTAGGAGCGGGTCCAGGACCGGGTCTAGTTCTGCCTCTAAGCATCCGAAGACCGCATCCACTCCACCCAAAAATGTCTCTCATTTCAATGAGTGTAAGCCAGCCAAGGTAGAGCCTGCAAGGACAGCGCTGCCCCAAAACGATAAAGTTGTGATTCCGCCTGTTGTTGCCGAAAGCGTTCCAGTTATACCCCTCAGCGACAGCCCTCCTCCTTCCAGGTGGAAACCTGGGCAAAAGCCATGGAAACCGTCCTATGAGCGAATCCAGGAAATCAAAGCAAAGACCACTCACATCATACCCGCTCCAGCAACTTACAGTTTAATAGGTACCAACGATCCTGGCACCTCCTCTTCATATCATAAGCGAGAAAAGAGTTCAGATAGTGAGCAGAGCAGTTACTCCAAAAACCGGAGTAACAGAAGCTCAGGCAGTTGGCAGAGATCAAGGAGCAGGACAACTCGAAGTAGAAGCTACTCCAAGTCTTCCTCCAGGTCGAGAAGTCCGTCCAGTTCGAGATCCCGGTCGACAACCAGATCCCATTCAGTGAATAAATCCCCCAGTGACCAGTCTTGCTACAGTGGTTCGTCGTCTTACTTTTCTTTAAGTGAAGATGACAGACAGAAAAGCAAACTAAAGTCTGAATATAGGGAGAAACATTTACAGctggaaaagaaaaggcaaagtaGTTCTGAAAGCACACTTCCCTATGCAAAAGACATGGCTTCTCAGAAGCATGAGAGCAGATCTTCATCAGTTTTCTCCACAGACAGTGAGCCATTGGTTAAGCCACAGTCATCAACTCAAGAAAAGGGACAATTGGATTCAGAAAAATCTAATCGGAAGCGAAAAAGAAGCAGCTCAGCTTATGATGGAGATGAAAAGAAGACTAGGACTGAGTGGAGCAGTAATCACTCCAAAGGGAGAGCTTTGAAAGAGAAATCTGAATCTCCAAGAAGCGCTAAAAAGGCAAAAAGGAAAACACATGCTGGCGGTAAGTGGGACTCTGAATCAAATTCAGAAGGAGGTGGGATCAGAAGCAGTAAAGAAGAGTCAAGATTGTCTTCCAGCAAGGAGGAAGGTGAAGCCTCCTCAGATTCAGACACAGACCTCAGCCTGGCCAAAGGCAAGGCAAAGCTAGCATCTAATTCTGAGGCACCAAAGGCAAGCAAGCAGTCCTCCCTATCGGGGACAGAGAGCTCCCATTCCCCTTCAGGCATCCGGGGGAAATCGAGAAAGCAAAAGCACAGCTCCAAGAAGAATCCGAAGAAAGCGCATTCCAAAAAGGCCAAAGAGAAGTCCAAGGGTAAAAAAGAGAAGAAGCATAAGGctcaaaagcaaaaggaaacGTTTCATTGGCAGCCTcccttggagtttggtgaggaggaagaggaggaggaggacgttaTTGCCAAGCCAAGcactaaggaagggagagagaagcaGGTCTCAATGGATCTTAGAGATAAAAATCAAGAGCAGGATTCAGAAAATGACAAAATGGTCAAAGACCAAGCAAAGGGTGACGAAAAGCTCCATGAAGAGAATATACCATTGGATAAAGCTGGAGGGCATATGTCACCTGCCAGTCAGCCTAGTAAAAGTAACGAGGAGCCGTCTACGTCGGCTCAGGCTCTAAAGGCAGACCGAAACATGGCTGGATCGAAAACTCCCGACGGCACAGCGGCAAAGAGAGAGAATGAGGTAGATGTGACCCAAATAGACGACATGGAGATCTGTACTCCAGAACATAATTCCCCTTTAAAGGTTGATGTGGACCTTTCCCCAGTTACTCTCAAGATAAACCTCCAGGAGGTAAAAGCGAGTAAGAATGTAGATGTCCACAATCATTCTGAAGCAAGAAGTGCAAAGCAAAGAGTCAATGGTAAAGACTCCACTGACACCAAAGAAGACAACAGAGAAAAAGACAAGCACAAATCTAAACCAAGCACATCGATTGCGAGTACGGTCAGTGCACCGAAGCCCGAAATGTCTGACGGCGCCCAAAGTAGCTCAGCGGATAATAAGTGGAAGCCATTGCAGGGTGCAGGGAATCTCCAGCTGCCTGCTGCCGTTGCCTCTACCAGTTCTTCGGAAGTCAAAAATCTACCCTCATCATCTGAATCAAAACCGCAAGGGTTAAGGATAGAAATCAAGAGCAAAAACAAAATTAGACCAGGCTCTCTGTTTGATGAAGTAAGGAAGACGGCCCGGCTTAATCGGAGACCAAGAAACCACGAAAGTTCCAGTGAGGAGGATTCAGCCGAGCGAGAGAACAGCCAGTCCAGAAGCCGCAGCCGGTCGCGGAGCAAGTCAGAACCCAAATCCCGGCACCGAACCAGATCCCTTTCCTACAGTCACTCAAGAAGTCGGTCAAGGAGCTCTACGGACTCATATAG GTCACGGAGCTACACACGAAGCCGGAGCAGAGGTTGGTACAGCCGAGGTCGCACAAGAAGCCGTAGCAGTTCCTATAACAGTTGCAGAAGTAATAG TCGAACCTACAGCAGAAGTCGGTCCAGAAGCAGTTCCTATGATCACCGTAGTCGATCAAG CAGGTCTTATACCTATGACAGTTATTACAGCAGGAGTCGCAGTCGAAGCCGAAGCAAAAGGAGTGACAGTTATCATAGATCTCGCAGTTATGACCGACGATCCAG ATCCTACGGTTCCGACAGTGAAAGCGACCGCAGTTACTCTAACAACCGAAGCCCCAGCGAAAGCAGTAGATATagctga